The Homalodisca vitripennis isolate AUS2020 unplaced genomic scaffold, UT_GWSS_2.1 ScUCBcl_52;HRSCAF=833, whole genome shotgun sequence genome window below encodes:
- the LOC124370236 gene encoding putative nuclease HARBI1: MLAFYLVVCWTSAMAEFMQVRQHKHYGALREINKCKELLRFESESIDFLAAEFLNETDTRGGGLSPRKQMGVFLRFVADPGFQSGIAEDVGVHRTTACKTVSYVMDKIIDRANFWIHFPATVEEINEAKIQWQRNFRLPTVIGALDCTHVQIKKPNLHGDEYVNRKGCITINVQGTCDALERFTSISAEWPGSVHDARIWRRSPVREIMSRFDGRVCLLGDSGYGISPWLITPFKPPTNEAERRFNLCHSRERVVIERCFGQIKRRFPILGNCVRVASEKVPKVVVCCAVLHNIAKYLGDVYDDNFEINGDDEN; encoded by the coding sequence ATGCTAGCTTTTTACTTAGTTGTTTGTTGGACATCAGCCATGGCGGAGTTTATGCAAGTTCGACAGCATAAACATTATGGTGCTCTACGAGAGATAAATAAGTGTAAGGAACTGTTAAGGTTTGAGTccgaaagtattgattttttagcCGCGGagtttttgaatgaaactgacacTCGTGGCGGTGGACTTTCTCCAAGGAAACAAATGGGGGTTTTCTTACGTTTCGTAGCCGATCCTGGTTTTCAGTCTGGCATAGCCGAGGACGTTGGCGTTCACAGAACTACAGCATGCAAAACTGTAAGCTATGTTATGGATAAGATTATTGATAGAGCTAATTTTTGGATACATTTTCCAGCAACAGTCGAAgaaattaatgaagcaaaaatTCAATGGCAGAGAAATTTCCGTTTACCAACTGTGATCGGGGCGCTAGATTGCACTCACGTACAAATTAAAAAGCCTAATCTGCATGGGGACGAATATGTAAATAGAAAAGggtgtattacaataaatgtacagGGTACATGTGACGCTCTTGAAAGATTTACTAGCATAAGTGCAGAGTGGCCAGGGAGTGTGCATGACGCACGAATTTGGCGCAGAAGTCCAGTTAGGGAGATCATGTCACGTTTTGATGGTAGAGTATGTCTTCTTGGCGATTCCGGGTACGGAATATCACCATGGTTAATAACCCCTTTCAAACCACCAACAAATGAagcagaaaggcggtttaatttgtGTCATTCTAGGGAAAGAGTTGTGATCGAAAGGTGTTTTGGACAGATAAAAAGAAGATTTCCGATACTGGGTAACTGTGTTCGTGTGGCTTCGGAAAAAGTGCCTAAAGTAGTCGTCTGTTGTGCAGTCCTACATAATATTGCCAAATATCTTGGTGATGTTTATGATGACAATTTTGAGATCAATGGTGACGatgaaaattga